In Desulfonatronum sp. SC1, one DNA window encodes the following:
- a CDS encoding 6-phosphofructo-2-kinase/fructose-2,6-bisphosphatase translates to MKKLCIVMVGLPARGKSTIACRLRESLEEENINVAIFNNGEIRRSMLPENTASASFFSPENQEGVRLREWIARLNLDTARQFLEEQGDIAILDATNISRERRSRICRAMERIPVLFIECVNDDEELLATSIAHKTKISEFGHMTMSEAIRNFRDRIQFYAGQYEPLDRESNHVVLNSLQNRVVQEKTSDNIPHYPRIRDILVSDMIQNLYLIRHGETYYNQERRIGGDSPLTEKGLCQAELLGGHFQTTRIPFIFTSSKRRTIQMAQPIIGAQGECKHVPLPEFDEIKSGICDSLTYDEIRERHPEIHIARSMDKYHYIYPDGEGYITLQTRIQLGIKKALYLSGSAEHIVIIGHQAVNRMILSYFLYRRQEDVPYIYIPQDKYFHIVSTQTKKLFELKRF, encoded by the coding sequence ATGAAAAAACTCTGCATCGTCATGGTCGGTCTTCCGGCCCGGGGCAAGTCCACTATTGCCTGCCGCCTTCGGGAGAGCCTGGAAGAGGAAAACATCAACGTGGCGATCTTCAACAACGGCGAGATTCGCCGGAGCATGCTCCCCGAAAACACGGCGTCCGCGTCTTTTTTCAGCCCAGAGAATCAGGAGGGGGTCCGGCTGCGGGAGTGGATTGCACGGCTGAATCTGGACACCGCCAGACAATTCCTTGAAGAACAAGGAGATATCGCTATTCTCGACGCCACGAATATCAGTCGGGAACGCCGCTCCAGAATCTGCCGGGCCATGGAACGAATCCCGGTGTTGTTCATTGAATGCGTCAACGACGACGAAGAATTGCTGGCCACCAGCATTGCCCACAAAACAAAAATCTCGGAATTCGGGCACATGACCATGTCCGAGGCGATCAGGAATTTTAGGGATCGTATCCAATTCTACGCTGGCCAGTACGAGCCCCTGGACCGGGAAAGCAACCACGTTGTACTCAACTCCCTACAAAACCGAGTCGTCCAGGAAAAAACTTCCGACAATATTCCTCACTATCCGCGGATTCGGGACATCCTGGTCTCGGACATGATCCAGAACCTCTACCTGATCCGGCACGGTGAAACCTATTACAACCAGGAACGGCGCATTGGCGGAGACTCCCCGCTCACTGAAAAAGGCCTGTGTCAAGCCGAGCTGCTGGGCGGACACTTCCAGACGACCCGGATTCCGTTCATTTTCACCAGCTCCAAGCGCCGGACCATTCAAATGGCTCAGCCGATTATCGGGGCCCAGGGAGAATGCAAACACGTCCCTTTGCCGGAGTTCGACGAAATCAAATCCGGAATCTGCGATTCATTGACATATGACGAAATCCGGGAACGCCATCCGGAAATTCATATCGCTCGCAGCATGGATAAATATCATTACATTTACCCCGACGGAGAAGGTTACATCACCCTACAAACCCGAATCCAACTCGGGATCAAGAAAGCACTGTACCTCAGCGGCAGCGCGGAACACATCGTGATTATCGGCCACCAAGCCGTGAACCGCATGATCCTCTCCTACTTCCTGTATCGTCGCCAAGAAGACGTCCCGTACATCTACATCCCCCAGGACAAGTACTTCCACATCGTCTCCACGCAAACCAAGAAGTTGTTCGAGCTGAAACGATTTTAG
- the rnhA gene encoding ribonuclease HI encodes MSGDNVTRIYTDGACLGNPGPGGWGGVVLDGLGRRELSGGYGLTTNNRMEMLAVIEALSLLGDRSKVELYTDSKYIHDAVEKGWLTKWKRNGWRTADKKAVKNQDLWLRIDALLQTHDVTFHWVRGHSGNPENECCDRLASTAAQGSDLPEDVGYIR; translated from the coding sequence ATGAGCGGGGACAATGTGACGAGAATCTATACCGACGGTGCGTGCTTGGGAAATCCCGGGCCGGGAGGATGGGGAGGCGTGGTGCTCGATGGTCTGGGACGCCGGGAGTTGTCAGGCGGCTACGGGTTGACCACCAACAACCGAATGGAGATGCTGGCCGTGATCGAGGCCTTGAGCCTCCTGGGTGACCGGTCCAAGGTGGAGTTGTATACCGACTCCAAATACATACATGACGCCGTGGAAAAGGGATGGCTGACCAAGTGGAAACGCAACGGCTGGCGGACCGCGGACAAGAAGGCGGTCAAGAACCAGGACCTTTGGCTGCGAATTGACGCCCTGCTCCAGACCCACGACGTGACCTTTCACTGGGTGCGCGGCCATTCGGGGAACCCGGAAAACGAGTGCTGCGACAGACTGGCCAGCACCGCCGCCCAGGGGAGCGACCTTCCCGAGGATGTCGGATACATCCGGTAG
- a CDS encoding fused MFS/spermidine synthase: protein MLELTVFLCGAVVMILELTGSRIMAPFLGTSLVVWTGLIGVVLAALSIGYWWGGRLADQGATRSGLAWIVFWAGVMIALTAVLQAPVLRLIQGHVPGLHLGVLLATVSLFGPSSILLGMIAPYAVKMKLASLEHSGAVVGRMYALSTIGSIVGTFLAGFVLLSFFGSLPILLVLGAVMSLLAMALSPRSGLVVKSGFLAVLIVGGFLHVQYRQALAAQGYFDLDTAYNRIIVAEAEDESSGRRMRIMSTGPGWLQSAMYLDDPVELALPYTRFFRLAELYAPDHRRVLMVGGGGYSFPKHLMRTRTDLELDVVEIDPVFTELARNYFGFDPDGTPGQPVVIHHQDARRFLNQTHAPYDVIILDAFSSHYSVPFQLTTREAMERISANLADRGVVVVNLISAVSGPEGRMLRALLATMDAEFIQVETFLVADPEDPERVQNIVLVAGNTPLLEAHSGHGPPELTAKLDHRWPHPIPRDLPVLTDALAPVERYLP from the coding sequence ATGCTGGAACTGACCGTTTTTCTCTGTGGGGCTGTGGTGATGATCCTGGAGCTGACCGGTTCGCGGATCATGGCCCCGTTTCTGGGTACTTCCCTGGTGGTCTGGACCGGGCTGATCGGTGTGGTCTTGGCCGCGTTGAGCATCGGCTATTGGTGGGGCGGTCGTCTGGCGGACCAGGGGGCGACCAGGTCCGGTCTGGCTTGGATCGTCTTCTGGGCCGGGGTGATGATCGCATTGACGGCGGTGCTTCAGGCCCCGGTTTTGCGATTGATCCAGGGCCATGTTCCCGGGCTGCACCTCGGGGTGCTTCTGGCCACCGTGAGCCTGTTCGGCCCGTCCAGCATCCTTTTGGGGATGATCGCTCCCTATGCCGTGAAGATGAAACTGGCCTCCCTGGAGCATTCCGGGGCCGTGGTCGGGCGGATGTACGCCCTGTCCACCATCGGCAGTATAGTGGGAACGTTTCTGGCCGGATTCGTTCTCTTGTCTTTTTTTGGCAGTCTGCCCATTTTGCTGGTCCTGGGGGCGGTTATGTCTTTACTGGCCATGGCCTTGTCTCCGCGTTCAGGCCTGGTGGTGAAAAGCGGTTTTTTGGCTGTGCTGATCGTGGGCGGATTTCTGCATGTCCAATATCGACAGGCCTTGGCGGCCCAGGGCTACTTTGATCTGGACACGGCTTACAACCGGATCATCGTGGCCGAGGCTGAAGATGAGAGCTCGGGTCGCCGAATGCGGATCATGTCCACCGGGCCGGGCTGGCTTCAGTCCGCCATGTACCTGGACGATCCCGTGGAGCTGGCCCTACCGTACACGCGCTTCTTCCGGCTCGCCGAGCTGTACGCTCCTGATCATCGGCGGGTACTGATGGTCGGCGGGGGCGGGTACTCGTTTCCCAAACATCTGATGCGGACCCGGACTGACCTGGAACTGGACGTGGTGGAGATCGACCCGGTCTTCACCGAACTGGCCCGGAATTATTTCGGGTTTGATCCGGACGGGACGCCGGGGCAACCGGTCGTCATCCATCATCAGGACGCCCGCCGCTTTCTGAACCAGACCCACGCGCCCTACGACGTGATTATCCTGGATGCTTTCAGTTCCCATTATTCCGTCCCGTTTCAACTGACCACCCGCGAGGCCATGGAACGTATTTCCGCCAACCTGGCCGACCGCGGGGTGGTCGTTGTCAACTTGATCTCCGCCGTATCCGGCCCGGAAGGGCGGATGTTGCGGGCTCTGCTGGCGACCATGGACGCCGAGTTCATCCAGGTGGAGACGTTCCTGGTGGCCGACCCCGAGGACCCCGAACGGGTTCAAAACATCGTCTTGGTCGCCGGAAACACCCCGCTGCTCGAAGCTCATTCAGGGCACGGCCCTCCCGAGCTGACAGCCAAACTCGACCATCGCTGGCCGCATCCCATTCCCCGCGATCTTCCCGTTCTCACCGACGCTCTGGCCCCGGTGGAGCGCTATTTACCCTGA
- the rnc gene encoding ribonuclease III: MDDIEQVQARIQYAFGDVKLLNEALTHSSYANESPGRGQSNERLEFLGDAVLELCITEELYVRYPEANEGQLTTFRALLVNEGVLAGLSRKLKIDQVLLLGRGEENQGGRQRQSLLSDAFEALLGAIFLDGGYAVAKPWVLERFTGLWPRQMELPVEKDHKTKLQELTQQHCRDRPVYFLEGSSGPEHERTFHVLLKLPSGEEFRDSGSSVKKAEQNAARQAMVFLKQG; the protein is encoded by the coding sequence ATGGACGACATTGAGCAGGTACAGGCGCGCATTCAGTATGCTTTTGGTGATGTCAAATTATTGAACGAGGCCTTGACGCACAGTTCTTATGCAAACGAGTCGCCCGGAAGAGGCCAGAGCAACGAGCGTCTGGAGTTTCTGGGGGATGCGGTTCTGGAGTTGTGCATAACCGAGGAATTGTATGTTCGCTATCCAGAGGCCAACGAGGGCCAGTTGACCACGTTTCGTGCCCTGCTGGTGAATGAAGGTGTTTTAGCAGGGCTGAGCAGGAAGCTGAAGATCGACCAAGTCCTTTTGCTGGGGCGTGGCGAAGAGAATCAGGGGGGGCGGCAGCGTCAATCGCTGCTCAGCGACGCTTTCGAGGCGCTTCTTGGGGCGATTTTTCTGGACGGGGGATACGCGGTGGCCAAACCGTGGGTTCTGGAGCGGTTCACTGGACTGTGGCCCAGGCAGATGGAACTGCCCGTGGAAAAGGATCATAAGACCAAACTTCAAGAGCTGACCCAACAACATTGCCGAGACCGGCCGGTATATTTTTTGGAGGGAAGTTCAGGACCAGAGCACGAGCGGACGTTTCATGTCCTGCTCAAATTGCCCAGTGGCGAGGAGTTTCGGGACTCGGGCAGCAGCGTCAAAAAGGCCGAGCAGAATGCCGCCCGTCAAGCCATGGTATTCCTTAAGCAAGGTTGA
- a CDS encoding phosphotransacetylase family protein, producing the protein MVGIYVGSTSGYSGKNLIAMGLGLKFQKDGLNVGYIKPVGAVPVEKDGKMGDEDAFFVQDVLGLKEDPELVTPVLVTEDFKTKAFGGLTHDLMGDIKRSYDAVSKGKDVTIVAGSGSMYSGKYCNVDAVEVVRTLGIKSIVIDRYGKELNYDYLAVLKDALGDQLIGAILNDIPPDYMDEVKNRLTPFLERSGVKVLGVLPRDPLLGAVQVGELAQRLGGRVVTAKDKTDRVVENFLIGSMQVENFMTHFRKNKNTAIIMGGDRSDVQLVALEGECPCLILTGNIYPNDIILTRAEVKEVPIIIVRDDTFTMSKKMDAILSRLKLRDMVKIQQGAQVVSNNVDIPYIKEKLGLK; encoded by the coding sequence ATGGTCGGTATTTATGTGGGCTCGACGTCAGGCTACTCAGGCAAAAACCTGATAGCCATGGGGCTTGGTCTCAAATTTCAAAAAGACGGCCTGAACGTCGGCTACATCAAGCCCGTGGGCGCCGTACCCGTTGAAAAGGACGGCAAAATGGGTGATGAAGACGCGTTCTTTGTCCAGGACGTTCTGGGACTCAAGGAAGATCCCGAACTCGTCACCCCGGTGCTGGTCACCGAGGACTTCAAAACCAAGGCCTTCGGCGGCCTGACCCACGACCTGATGGGCGACATCAAGCGCAGCTACGATGCCGTCAGCAAAGGCAAGGACGTGACCATAGTCGCCGGCTCCGGGAGCATGTATTCCGGCAAATACTGCAACGTGGACGCGGTTGAGGTCGTGCGCACCCTGGGCATCAAGTCCATCGTCATCGACCGCTACGGCAAGGAATTGAACTACGACTATCTAGCTGTACTCAAGGACGCCCTGGGCGACCAACTGATCGGGGCGATTCTCAACGACATTCCCCCGGACTACATGGACGAGGTCAAGAACCGCCTGACGCCCTTTCTGGAGCGCAGCGGAGTGAAGGTTCTCGGGGTTCTTCCCCGCGATCCGCTGCTCGGCGCGGTCCAAGTGGGCGAGTTGGCCCAACGGCTCGGCGGACGGGTGGTCACGGCCAAGGACAAGACCGATCGTGTCGTGGAGAACTTCCTGATCGGCAGTATGCAGGTCGAAAACTTCATGACCCACTTCCGCAAGAACAAGAACACCGCCATCATCATGGGCGGCGACCGCTCCGACGTTCAGCTGGTGGCCCTGGAAGGCGAATGCCCCTGCCTGATCCTGACCGGAAACATCTACCCCAACGACATCATCCTGACCCGGGCCGAGGTCAAGGAAGTTCCGATCATCATCGTTCGCGACGACACCTTCACCATGTCCAAGAAGATGGACGCCATCCTCTCCCGCCTGAAACTGCGGGACATGGTCAAGATCCAGCAAGGCGCCCAGGTCGTCAGTAACAACGTGGACATTCCCTACATCAAGGAAAAACTCGGGCTGAAATAG
- a CDS encoding flagellin — translation MALTINNNLMAQNAARNLSAAYGRLGTSTERLSSGLRINSAADDAAGLAIRELMRAEISSMRQGIRNANDAISMIQTADGALAVIDEKLIRMKELATQAATGTYNSDQRLIIDSEYQAMASEITRIANATKFNGIYLLNGNLSTGSGNPADWGGDHNGAGLISSGPLKIHFGPSNNSAEDYYYIAIGNSTASALGVGNAASRDFASASHLEARAGFSISTQEGAQLALDALENAILSKDNIRASLGSLQNRLANTITNLSIQAENLQAAESRISDADVALEMTEFVRNQIITQAAVAMLAQANSLPRMAMQLISG, via the coding sequence ATGGCTCTGACAATCAACAACAATTTAATGGCACAGAACGCCGCCCGAAACCTGTCCGCCGCCTATGGCAGACTCGGGACGTCCACGGAGCGGCTTTCTTCGGGATTGCGCATCAACAGCGCCGCGGACGACGCCGCCGGGTTGGCTATCCGCGAACTGATGCGAGCGGAGATTTCCTCCATGCGACAAGGCATTCGCAACGCCAACGACGCTATTTCCATGATCCAGACCGCGGACGGCGCCCTGGCCGTCATCGACGAAAAGCTGATCAGGATGAAGGAACTGGCCACCCAGGCGGCCACAGGTACTTACAACTCCGATCAGCGCTTGATCATCGACTCGGAATACCAAGCCATGGCCTCGGAAATCACCCGAATCGCCAATGCCACGAAGTTCAATGGAATTTACCTGCTGAACGGCAATCTTTCCACAGGCTCTGGAAACCCAGCGGATTGGGGTGGAGATCATAACGGTGCCGGCCTTATCTCCAGTGGTCCTTTGAAAATTCACTTCGGGCCATCCAACAACAGCGCCGAGGACTACTACTACATTGCCATCGGTAACTCCACGGCATCCGCTCTCGGGGTCGGCAATGCGGCAAGCCGAGACTTTGCAAGCGCGTCTCACCTTGAAGCAAGAGCAGGCTTTTCCATCTCCACCCAAGAGGGAGCTCAGCTCGCCCTCGACGCCCTGGAAAACGCCATCCTTTCCAAGGACAATATTCGTGCCAGTCTCGGCTCCTTGCAGAATCGCCTGGCCAACACCATCACCAACCTGTCCATCCAGGCCGAAAACCTGCAGGCCGCGGAGTCGCGAATTTCCGACGCGGACGTGGCCCTGGAAATGACCGAGTTCGTCCGCAACCAGATCATCACCCAGGCGGCGGTGGCCATGCTGGCTCAGGCCAACTCCCTGCCTCGGATGGCCATGCAGCTCATCAGCGGCTAA
- a CDS encoding phosphomannomutase/phosphoglucomutase translates to MLIKREIFRAYDIRGVVDRDFDEAWVEVLGKACGTFFLKRGQRQAVVGHDCRHSSPGYQAAMIKGLLSTGVDVLYINMVPTPLFYYAVKKFNRQAGVMITASHNPPEFNGFKVWSGAGTIHSADVREVYEIMASGEFNIGQGIASQHDVVPAYLEELSAQVRLPAPVRVVVDGGNGAGGAICAELLRRVGAEVVELYCDPDGNFPNHHPDPTRDENNADLRAKVLEVKAQVGIGLDGDADRIGALDEKGTMIYGDRLLAIFSRQVLQDRPGATVIGEVKCSHLMFQDIAEHGGKPIMGQTGHSLIKARMQETGAVLAGEMSGHMFFADRYYGFDDALYAALRLVEIIGKNPAKPLSTYLDEWPPIFSTPEIRMDCPEEIKFQIVERAQAFFRERFNVVDVDGVRIVFPDGWGLLRASNTQPILVLRFEAESEARLKEVRALVEEPLGLWIGELARG, encoded by the coding sequence ATGCTGATCAAGCGGGAAATATTCCGGGCCTATGACATTCGTGGAGTTGTGGATCGTGATTTTGACGAAGCGTGGGTTGAGGTACTGGGTAAGGCGTGTGGGACATTTTTTCTCAAACGAGGCCAACGTCAGGCCGTTGTCGGGCACGATTGCCGACATAGCTCTCCAGGTTATCAAGCCGCGATGATCAAGGGACTCCTTTCCACGGGCGTGGACGTGCTGTATATCAACATGGTTCCCACCCCTCTGTTCTACTATGCGGTAAAGAAGTTCAACCGCCAAGCTGGGGTGATGATTACAGCCAGTCATAATCCACCGGAATTTAACGGTTTCAAGGTCTGGTCCGGTGCCGGGACGATTCATTCCGCTGATGTTCGGGAGGTCTATGAGATCATGGCCAGCGGCGAATTCAACATCGGGCAGGGGATCGCCTCCCAACACGATGTGGTTCCGGCGTATCTGGAGGAACTTTCAGCCCAGGTCCGACTCCCTGCTCCCGTCCGGGTCGTCGTGGACGGAGGCAACGGGGCTGGAGGGGCGATTTGCGCCGAACTGCTGCGCCGGGTTGGCGCCGAGGTGGTGGAGCTTTACTGCGATCCGGACGGGAACTTCCCGAACCATCACCCGGACCCGACCCGAGACGAGAACAACGCGGATCTCAGGGCCAAGGTTCTGGAGGTCAAGGCCCAAGTGGGCATCGGGCTTGACGGCGACGCGGACCGTATCGGCGCTTTGGACGAAAAGGGGACGATGATCTACGGGGATCGGCTTCTGGCCATCTTTTCCCGCCAAGTGCTCCAGGACCGGCCCGGCGCTACGGTGATCGGCGAGGTGAAGTGCTCGCATTTGATGTTTCAGGACATTGCCGAGCATGGCGGAAAGCCGATCATGGGCCAGACCGGCCACTCACTGATCAAGGCCAGAATGCAGGAGACCGGGGCGGTTTTGGCCGGGGAAATGAGTGGACATATGTTTTTCGCGGACCGGTATTACGGGTTCGACGACGCGCTCTACGCCGCGCTGCGCCTGGTGGAGATCATTGGCAAAAATCCGGCCAAACCGCTGAGCACCTACCTCGATGAGTGGCCGCCCATCTTTTCCACTCCGGAAATCCGCATGGACTGCCCCGAGGAAATCAAGTTTCAAATCGTGGAGCGGGCGCAGGCTTTTTTCCGAGAACGTTTTAACGTGGTTGACGTGGACGGCGTCCGCATTGTCTTTCCCGATGGCTGGGGGCTGTTGCGCGCTTCCAACACTCAACCCATCTTGGTTTTACGCTTCGAAGCAGAGTCCGAGGCTCGGCTGAAGGAGGTTCGCGCATTGGTGGAAGAGCCTTTGGGGCTGTGGATTGGCGAATTGGCAAGAGGGTGA
- the hflK gene encoding FtsH protease activity modulator HflK produces MNWDWDKLQDKRKRHGPPGAPDLAQLNEQLNKLKNIKLPGGGKIVVLVLFLLWLASGIYIVNPDELGVVQRFGAYNRITDPGPHFRIPFPFESVQTPKVTQVRRFEIGYRTIEQTTVAGAQPQYRVVPEESHMLTGDENIVDVQFIVQYQLNDPVKFLFNIQMPDASVKSAVEAAMREVIGYNMLDAALTDGRPAIQDETRALLQTIMDRYESGIQILAVQLQDVQPPEPVIDSFRDVVRAREDAVRIQNQAEAYRNDIVPRARGEAAVIINQAEAHKDSVVRRAEGEAHRFLSMLTEYNQAPDVTRTRLYLETMEEVLSNPELMKTFISDSALSQVLPYLPLSHITPKAQRPEASEAAPSLRGGRAQ; encoded by the coding sequence ATGAACTGGGACTGGGACAAACTCCAAGATAAGCGGAAAAGGCACGGCCCCCCCGGGGCTCCAGATCTCGCGCAACTCAACGAGCAGTTGAACAAGCTGAAAAACATCAAGCTGCCTGGCGGCGGCAAGATCGTAGTTTTAGTACTTTTTCTGCTGTGGCTTGCTTCGGGGATCTACATCGTCAATCCCGACGAATTGGGTGTCGTCCAACGTTTCGGCGCCTATAACCGCATAACCGATCCAGGACCGCACTTCCGTATCCCCTTCCCTTTCGAGTCCGTTCAGACTCCCAAGGTAACGCAGGTTCGCCGTTTTGAAATCGGCTACCGGACCATTGAGCAAACAACGGTCGCGGGCGCTCAGCCCCAGTACCGGGTCGTCCCGGAAGAGTCACACATGCTCACCGGTGATGAAAACATTGTGGACGTTCAATTTATCGTTCAGTACCAGCTCAACGATCCGGTCAAATTCTTATTCAACATCCAGATGCCCGACGCCTCGGTGAAAAGCGCCGTCGAAGCGGCCATGCGCGAGGTCATTGGTTACAACATGCTGGATGCGGCCCTGACAGACGGCAGACCGGCTATTCAGGATGAAACCCGAGCATTGTTGCAAACCATCATGGACCGCTACGAGTCCGGCATTCAAATCCTTGCCGTCCAGTTGCAGGATGTTCAACCGCCGGAGCCGGTCATCGACTCCTTCCGCGACGTGGTCCGCGCCCGAGAGGACGCCGTGCGCATTCAAAATCAAGCCGAGGCCTACCGCAACGACATCGTCCCCCGGGCCCGCGGTGAAGCCGCGGTGATCATCAACCAGGCCGAAGCCCACAAGGATTCCGTAGTTCGACGCGCAGAGGGTGAAGCCCACCGCTTCCTGTCCATGCTCACGGAATACAACCAAGCCCCGGACGTGACCAGGACCAGGCTGTACCTGGAAACCATGGAGGAGGTTTTGAGCAATCCGGAACTGATGAAGACCTTCATCTCGGACAGCGCGTTGAGCCAAGTTTTGCCGTATCTTCCCCTCAGCCACATCACGCCCAAGGCGCAACGCCCCGAGGCTTCGGAAGCCGCGCCATCCTTACGGGGAGGTCGAGCACAATGA
- a CDS encoding AAA family ATPase, whose translation MRDGPGTKLNKSPKTRTIAIASGKGGAGKTSVAVCLAWSLAESGRNVCLVDVDLGLSNVDVLLGLTPRYSLEDVIIGEIPMERALTRVRPGLDVISGGSGAAALADLEPARRAMFLSKIKSLDHYDFLLLDNAPGIHRQVVAFCLAAREQIIVINPEPTSVTDGYALLKVLRQNGMRQAPYILVNRVHQGFDHAMLTQRFAAVCKKHLQTVVLPLGAVPDDPLFRQAAAQAMPPMALSPRSVGLTAVARIASLLTRRKASDELYSNIEGFWTVSLNTLFQGLDLPGQVRPEAVDAEQTSIQDVLSRLEKVLTELENLGKTASEKTSFLPEVANRLALSGNRLRRVAESWKLCAEEGSRTGHGGEAKEASAQRLQRIIESGKG comes from the coding sequence GTGCGCGACGGACCGGGGACAAAGCTGAACAAGAGCCCCAAAACCCGGACCATTGCCATTGCCAGCGGCAAGGGCGGAGCCGGAAAGACATCGGTGGCGGTCTGTCTGGCCTGGAGTTTGGCGGAGAGTGGGCGAAACGTCTGTCTGGTGGACGTGGACTTGGGGCTATCCAATGTGGACGTGCTTCTGGGACTGACCCCCCGTTATTCCCTGGAGGACGTGATCATAGGCGAAATTCCCATGGAAAGAGCCCTCACCAGGGTCCGACCAGGGTTGGACGTGATTTCCGGAGGTTCCGGAGCCGCGGCCCTGGCCGATCTCGAACCAGCCCGCCGGGCCATGTTTCTGTCCAAAATCAAATCCCTCGACCACTATGATTTTTTACTCCTGGACAACGCACCGGGCATCCATCGTCAGGTTGTGGCCTTTTGCCTGGCCGCCAGGGAACAGATCATCGTGATCAACCCGGAACCAACGTCCGTGACCGATGGCTATGCCCTGCTCAAGGTGCTCCGGCAAAACGGCATGCGCCAGGCTCCCTACATTCTGGTGAACAGGGTTCATCAAGGCTTTGACCATGCCATGCTCACCCAGCGCTTCGCGGCGGTCTGCAAGAAGCATTTGCAGACCGTGGTTTTGCCATTGGGCGCTGTGCCGGACGACCCCCTGTTCCGGCAGGCGGCGGCCCAAGCCATGCCCCCGATGGCCTTGTCCCCTCGCTCAGTGGGACTGACGGCAGTGGCCCGAATCGCCTCTCTCTTGACCCGCCGCAAAGCAAGCGACGAGTTGTATTCCAACATCGAAGGTTTTTGGACCGTTTCGCTAAACACGCTGTTTCAGGGTCTGGACCTTCCGGGTCAGGTCCGACCGGAGGCGGTAGACGCAGAGCAGACTTCCATTCAGGATGTGCTGAGCCGCCTGGAGAAAGTACTGACGGAGCTGGAAAACCTTGGAAAAACGGCATCCGAGAAGACTTCTTTTTTGCCCGAAGTCGCGAACCGCCTGGCTTTGTCCGGTAATCGGCTACGGCGCGTGGCTGAATCATGGAAGCTCTGCGCAGAAGAAGGATCGCGGACCGGACATGGTGGAGAAGCAAAAGAAGCCAGTGCGCAGCGCCTGCAACGAATCATCGAGTCCGGCAAGGGCTGA
- the hflC gene encoding protease modulator HflC translates to MKTPKLTLPVVLVALVIGFLVVTQSAYTIDERERGIVLQLGKPIGDVKNPGLHFKLPFVQNVLFFDARILDYDSRPAEILTRDKKNMMVDNYTKWRIIDPLRFYTTLRTLPMGQARLDDIVYAELRALLGQHTMTEVITTKRSQIMEELTTKSNELVREFGIEVVDVRIKRTDLPAETQRAVFNRMIAEREREAMTYRAEGEETAANIRSLADRERVILIAQANRSSQELRGEGDAQAIKLFGEALNQAPDFYEYLRTLEAYKKTIGENTQVILTPSSPFLRLLQEN, encoded by the coding sequence ATGAAAACTCCTAAGTTGACCCTCCCCGTGGTCCTGGTCGCCCTAGTCATCGGCTTTTTGGTGGTCACGCAGAGTGCCTATACCATTGACGAAAGGGAACGGGGCATCGTTCTCCAGCTCGGAAAACCCATTGGGGACGTCAAGAACCCCGGGTTGCATTTCAAGCTACCTTTCGTCCAGAACGTCCTATTCTTCGACGCCCGCATCCTGGACTACGATTCCCGTCCAGCGGAAATCCTGACCAGGGACAAAAAGAACATGATGGTGGACAATTACACCAAGTGGCGAATCATCGACCCCTTGCGTTTCTACACCACCCTGCGCACCTTGCCCATGGGCCAGGCCCGGCTGGACGACATCGTCTACGCCGAACTTCGTGCCCTGCTTGGCCAGCACACCATGACAGAAGTGATCACCACTAAGCGCTCCCAGATCATGGAAGAGCTGACCACGAAAAGCAACGAACTGGTCCGGGAATTCGGCATCGAGGTCGTCGACGTGCGGATCAAACGCACCGACCTGCCGGCGGAAACCCAGCGGGCCGTCTTCAACCGAATGATCGCCGAACGCGAACGAGAGGCCATGACCTACCGCGCCGAAGGCGAAGAGACCGCGGCCAACATTCGCTCCCTGGCCGACAGGGAACGGGTCATTCTCATCGCCCAGGCCAACCGTTCCTCCCAAGAACTTCGCGGTGAAGGAGATGCCCAGGCCATCAAGCTTTTCGGCGAGGCCCTGAATCAAGCACCCGATTTCTACGAGTACCTGCGCACCCTGGAAGCCTACAAAAAGACCATCGGCGAAAATACCCAGGTCATCCTGACCCCATCCAGCCCGTTTTTGCGCTTGTTGCAGGAGAATTGA